A portion of the Paenibacillus marchantiae genome contains these proteins:
- a CDS encoding glycoside hydrolase family 25 protein, whose protein sequence is MQTRSSGNTQGIDVSRYQGTIDWAKVKASGMTFVFIKATEGQTYTDPNFQKNVTGALAAGMLVGTYHFFRATSTEAAKAEAAHYATTLQKVGGAKALQLPPVMDYENNPGNLSKAQINTVAKAFLTELQRLTGVKPIIYTGNSFADNFDTSMSSYDLWIARYSNTRVPDDQPAWKRWTFWQYTDSGKVNGISGNVDMNEFQGSAVELKARYATATPKPPEPSEPTNPTNPTEPPKGGEPMTAEEKAAFDTLKSQVDKLQARQQMEVPVWAKAAVDAALAYDTKNPLFSIDSGASYDFYRFITVMYRRGLFKK, encoded by the coding sequence ATGCAAACGAGAAGCTCGGGCAATACGCAGGGCATTGACGTCTCCCGGTATCAGGGAACAATCGATTGGGCCAAAGTGAAGGCAAGCGGCATGACTTTTGTGTTCATTAAGGCTACAGAAGGGCAGACGTACACCGACCCAAATTTCCAAAAAAACGTAACTGGCGCACTGGCAGCGGGTATGCTGGTAGGGACGTATCATTTCTTCCGCGCGACGTCCACTGAAGCAGCCAAGGCCGAAGCAGCGCATTATGCCACGACACTGCAAAAAGTAGGAGGCGCCAAGGCGCTGCAATTACCTCCTGTCATGGACTACGAGAACAATCCAGGTAACCTGAGCAAAGCTCAGATCAACACGGTAGCTAAGGCTTTTTTAACCGAATTGCAACGTCTTACTGGTGTGAAACCGATCATATACACAGGAAATTCATTTGCCGACAATTTTGATACTTCAATGAGCTCATACGATCTATGGATTGCGCGTTACAGCAACACACGTGTACCGGATGACCAGCCGGCATGGAAACGTTGGACGTTCTGGCAGTATACGGACTCGGGCAAGGTGAACGGAATCAGCGGCAATGTGGATATGAACGAGTTCCAAGGATCTGCAGTGGAATTGAAAGCAAGATATGCAACAGCAACACCAAAGCCGCCAGAGCCATCCGAACCGACCAATCCCACCAATCCAACCGAACCACCGAAAGGGGGCGAACCGATGACAGCCGAAGAGAAAGCAGCGTTTGATACGCTCAAATCCCAGGTCGATAAACTGCAGGCGCGCCAACAGATGGAAGTTCCAGTCTGGGCAAAAGCTGCCGTTGACGCAGCACTGGCATACGACACCAAAAATCCGTTGTTCAGCATCGATAGTGGGGCGAGTTATGATTTTTACCGTTTTATCACGGTCATGTACCGCAGAGGTTTATTCAAAAAATAA
- a CDS encoding ABC transporter substrate-binding protein, which translates to MRKKWLSGVMAMAMSTVLILSGCSSASNEGTGNSPAPAEGSEPPAEVAAQDTMIMGRGGDSVALDPAIVTDGESLKIGHQVFDSLLDYKEGGTEVVPGLAESWEISADGLKYDFKLKSGVKFHDGTDFNAEAVVFNFNRWSDPASEYKFEGDSFDYYDSMFGPEDGRVIKEVKAIDETTVEFTLNQPQAPFLQNIAMTPFGIASPTAIQEKKENFKSEPVGTGPFVFKEWKRNDSITLEKNPTYWKEGLPKLNKVIVRSIPDNTARFNALQNGEIDIMEDLNPDDLSILEGNSELQKIERPPFNVSYIGFNFKKKPFDNVKVRQALNHAVNKQGIIDAFFAGQAQPAVNPMPPTLWGYNDSIADYAYDLEKAKALLAEAGYPDGLPDPVTFYAMPVSRPYMPDGKKVAEAIQADFEKIGVTVNIESPEWATYLDDAKAGEKDDIYMLGWTGDNGDPDNFLYTLLDKDAIPGNNRSFYVNEELHTLLTSAQKETDQDKRAELYKQAQVIIKEDAPWIPLVHTTPILAGKANLKDFVPSPLGTESYANAYFE; encoded by the coding sequence ATGAGAAAAAAGTGGTTATCCGGGGTCATGGCAATGGCCATGAGTACAGTGTTGATTCTATCGGGCTGCTCCAGCGCCAGTAATGAGGGTACAGGCAATTCACCCGCTCCGGCGGAAGGTAGCGAGCCTCCGGCAGAAGTGGCAGCACAAGATACGATGATAATGGGACGCGGCGGAGATTCGGTGGCGCTGGACCCGGCAATCGTAACAGATGGGGAGTCGCTGAAGATTGGACATCAGGTATTCGACTCATTGCTGGACTACAAGGAAGGTGGAACCGAGGTTGTTCCGGGACTGGCTGAGAGCTGGGAGATTTCGGCGGATGGACTCAAGTATGACTTCAAGCTGAAGTCCGGTGTGAAATTCCACGATGGTACTGACTTCAACGCAGAGGCTGTGGTGTTTAACTTCAACCGTTGGAGTGATCCGGCCAGTGAATATAAATTTGAGGGAGATTCCTTCGACTATTATGACTCTATGTTTGGTCCAGAAGACGGACGCGTGATCAAGGAGGTAAAGGCGATTGACGAGACAACGGTTGAGTTCACCCTGAACCAGCCACAAGCGCCTTTCCTGCAAAACATTGCGATGACACCATTTGGCATTGCAAGTCCAACCGCGATTCAGGAGAAAAAGGAAAATTTCAAGAGCGAGCCAGTAGGCACAGGCCCATTTGTATTCAAAGAGTGGAAGCGGAACGACTCCATCACCCTGGAGAAGAATCCGACTTATTGGAAAGAGGGATTGCCGAAGCTGAACAAAGTGATTGTACGTTCCATTCCGGATAACACGGCTCGCTTCAATGCGCTGCAAAACGGCGAGATTGATATCATGGAGGATCTGAACCCGGACGATCTGTCCATCCTTGAGGGAAATAGTGAGCTGCAAAAAATTGAGCGTCCACCATTTAACGTTTCATACATTGGTTTCAACTTTAAGAAAAAACCGTTTGATAACGTGAAAGTAAGACAAGCGCTCAACCACGCGGTAAACAAACAGGGCATTATTGATGCTTTCTTTGCGGGACAAGCGCAGCCAGCGGTGAACCCGATGCCGCCAACACTGTGGGGGTATAACGATAGTATTGCGGACTATGCTTACGATCTGGAAAAAGCAAAAGCATTACTTGCCGAAGCCGGCTACCCTGACGGATTGCCTGACCCGGTAACATTCTATGCAATGCCAGTATCCCGGCCGTATATGCCTGACGGCAAGAAGGTTGCCGAAGCGATCCAGGCCGATTTTGAGAAAATCGGAGTGACCGTCAACATCGAATCACCGGAGTGGGCGACGTACTTGGATGATGCCAAAGCTGGAGAGAAAGACGACATTTACATGCTCGGCTGGACTGGTGATAACGGTGACCCGGATAACTTCCTGTACACGCTGCTGGATAAGGATGCAATCCCGGGCAACAACCGCAGCTTCTACGTAAACGAAGAATTGCATACGTTGCTGACGAGTGCGCAGAAAGAAACGGATCAGGACAAACGTGCGGAACTGTACAAGCAAGCGCAAGTGATTATTAAGGAAGATGCTCCATGGATTCCACTTGTGCACACCACTCCTATTCTGGCAGGTAAAGCGAACCTGAAGGATTTCGTACCGTCCCCATTGGGCACGGAATCTTATGCTAATGCCTACTTCGAATAA
- a CDS encoding ABC transporter permease — protein sequence MNSYIVKRVLVLLPVLLGMTLIVFSIIHAIPGDPAETILGQKATEQSKQALRDQLGLDKPWFQQYFAYLGDLFKGDLGTSIRTKVPIAQEIVPYLTATLELTMASMLFAIIIGVNAGIVSAWKHNSWFDYCCMVIALVGVSMPIFWLGLMEQWLFANKLHWLPSIGRMNARDPIEAITGLYVLDTMIAGRWDQLWTVTKHLLLPSIALGTIPMAVIARMTRSSMLEVMSSDYIRTAKAKGLGPFFVVYGHALKNAFIPVLTVIGIQTGSLLGGAVLTETIFAWPGVGRYIYEAISSRDYPVIQSGILIVAFFFVVINLIVDLLYAVFDPRISYK from the coding sequence GTGAACAGTTACATCGTCAAACGTGTACTCGTGTTACTGCCCGTGCTGCTGGGCATGACCCTGATCGTCTTTTCCATTATCCACGCCATTCCGGGTGATCCGGCCGAGACCATACTCGGGCAAAAGGCAACCGAACAATCCAAGCAAGCTTTGCGTGACCAGCTCGGACTGGACAAACCATGGTTTCAACAATATTTCGCTTATCTGGGCGACCTGTTTAAGGGAGATCTGGGCACATCCATCCGCACCAAGGTTCCCATTGCCCAGGAAATTGTGCCCTATCTGACAGCGACCCTTGAATTAACGATGGCGAGTATGCTGTTTGCGATCATTATTGGCGTGAATGCAGGGATCGTCAGTGCGTGGAAACATAACTCGTGGTTCGATTACTGCTGCATGGTCATTGCATTGGTGGGTGTATCGATGCCGATCTTCTGGCTTGGGTTGATGGAGCAGTGGTTATTTGCGAACAAACTGCACTGGCTGCCATCCATCGGCAGAATGAATGCGCGTGATCCCATTGAAGCCATTACGGGCTTGTATGTGCTGGATACGATGATTGCCGGACGCTGGGATCAGTTGTGGACGGTAACGAAACATTTGCTGCTGCCAAGTATCGCGCTCGGTACAATTCCGATGGCCGTTATTGCTCGGATGACGCGTTCCAGCATGCTCGAAGTAATGAGTTCGGATTATATCCGTACTGCGAAGGCGAAGGGACTCGGCCCGTTTTTTGTTGTATATGGACATGCGTTGAAAAATGCGTTTATACCCGTGCTCACCGTCATCGGCATACAGACCGGATCTTTGCTGGGTGGAGCTGTACTGACCGAAACGATCTTTGCCTGGCCCGGTGTAGGTCGCTATATATATGAAGCAATTAGTTCGCGGGACTATCCGGTAATCCAGAGCGGCATTCTGATCGTCGCATTCTTTTTCGTAGTGATCAACTTGATTGTGGACTTGCTGTACGCCGTATTCGATCCGCGTATTAGTTATAAGTGA
- the nikC gene encoding nickel transporter permease, whose amino-acid sequence MAKLSTNTGAPIDAASAPASGPWREAWRTFRKNRLALAGLIIIVFFILLAFAAPYIAPYDYKEQVLADRLQAPSAEHWFGTDDLGRDVFSRVLHGARISLWVGFFSVIGSIIAGALLGLIAGYYGKWADMLISRLFDILLAFPAILLAIAIVAILGPSLQNALLAIAIVNIPTYGRLVRSRVLSLRQEEFITSARTLGASNMRILFRHILPNSLTPLIVQGTLGIGTAIIEAAALGFLGMGAQPPDPEWGKMLSDSRQFLQKAPWTLIFPGLSIMFTVLGFNLLGDGLRDTLDPRMAKK is encoded by the coding sequence ATGGCCAAATTATCGACCAATACCGGAGCACCTATTGACGCCGCGTCGGCACCTGCATCAGGTCCATGGCGGGAAGCCTGGAGAACGTTTCGGAAAAATCGACTTGCGCTGGCAGGTTTGATCATTATCGTTTTTTTCATCCTGTTGGCCTTTGCTGCCCCGTATATTGCCCCGTATGACTACAAAGAGCAGGTGCTCGCAGATCGTCTGCAAGCCCCTTCGGCAGAGCATTGGTTTGGTACCGATGATCTCGGACGTGACGTATTTTCCAGAGTGCTGCATGGAGCGCGCATTTCATTGTGGGTTGGTTTCTTTTCTGTTATTGGCTCTATTATTGCGGGCGCATTGCTCGGTCTGATTGCTGGATATTATGGAAAATGGGCAGACATGCTCATCTCGCGTTTGTTCGATATCTTGCTTGCTTTCCCCGCTATCCTGTTGGCAATTGCCATTGTGGCGATTCTCGGTCCGTCTTTGCAAAATGCACTGCTCGCGATAGCGATCGTGAACATCCCGACCTACGGACGACTGGTGCGATCAAGGGTACTTAGCTTGAGGCAGGAGGAATTCATTACGTCTGCTCGTACGCTTGGGGCTAGCAATATGCGAATTCTGTTCCGGCACATCTTGCCCAATAGCCTCACCCCGCTCATCGTACAAGGCACACTTGGAATTGGAACAGCGATTATTGAAGCAGCTGCGCTTGGGTTCCTCGGCATGGGGGCGCAACCACCTGACCCGGAGTGGGGAAAAATGCTGTCGGATTCCCGCCAGTTTCTGCAAAAAGCACCGTGGACGCTGATTTTCCCCGGACTTTCCATCATGTTCACCGTGCTCGGTTTCAACTTGCTCGGGGACGGCTTGCGCGACACCCTTGATCCAAGGATGGCCAAAAAGTAG
- the htpG gene encoding molecular chaperone HtpG, translating to MAKKEFQAESKRLLDMMINSIYTQREIFLRELISNSSDAIDKIYYKALTDDTLVFNKEDYYIKLTIDKENRTLTLTDTGIGMTQEELENNLGVIAKSGSLAFKKENEAKDGHNIIGQFGVGFYSAFMVADKLTVTSKTLGSDEAWKWESEGADGYTISPAEKDSVGTEIVLTIKQNTEEDSYDEFLEEYRLRSIVKKYSDFIRYPIKMDVTGQRPKEGTENEFEEYKEEQTVNSMVPIWRKNKSELTEEDYNNFYMEKRYGFDKPLKHLHISADGAVVYNAILFIPENTPFDYYTKEYEKGLELYSNGVLIMDKCGDLLPDYFGFVKGMVDSEDLSLNISREMLQHDRQLSLIAKNIKNKIKSQLQSLLKDERENYEKFYQAFGRQLKYGVYSDYGVNKDTLQDLLLFSSSKEKKLVSLDEYVSRMPEDQKYIYYASGESIERIEKLPQIEGVLDKGFEVLYFTDDIDEFAIKMITNYKEKEFKSISSGDLGIEDSADKEETDAQDNDNKELFEAMQAQLGGKVKAVKASKRLRSHPVCLSTEGELTIEMEKILKAMPNSENVQADKVLEINVNHDVFKSLKDAFAQDKEKLSLYTSLLYHQALLIEGLPIQDPVEFTNDICKVMV from the coding sequence ATGGCTAAAAAAGAATTCCAGGCTGAATCCAAACGCTTGCTAGATATGATGATCAACTCCATTTACACCCAAAGAGAAATCTTTTTGAGAGAACTGATCTCCAACTCCAGTGACGCCATTGACAAAATATATTACAAAGCACTGACTGACGATACACTCGTCTTCAACAAAGAGGACTACTACATCAAGCTCACCATCGACAAAGAGAACCGCACACTTACGCTGACCGATACAGGAATCGGTATGACCCAGGAAGAGCTGGAGAACAATCTGGGGGTTATCGCGAAGAGTGGCTCGCTGGCGTTCAAGAAAGAGAATGAAGCCAAAGACGGCCACAACATCATCGGACAATTCGGGGTTGGTTTCTACTCCGCATTTATGGTGGCGGACAAGCTGACGGTAACGAGTAAAACGCTGGGCAGCGACGAAGCATGGAAATGGGAATCCGAAGGTGCGGACGGATACACGATCTCTCCAGCCGAGAAAGATTCCGTGGGTACGGAAATCGTCCTGACGATCAAACAAAATACCGAAGAAGATTCGTATGACGAATTTTTGGAAGAGTACCGCCTGAGATCCATCGTCAAGAAATACTCCGATTTCATTCGCTACCCGATCAAGATGGATGTGACAGGTCAGCGTCCAAAAGAGGGTACGGAGAACGAGTTCGAGGAGTACAAAGAAGAGCAAACCGTGAACAGCATGGTGCCGATCTGGCGTAAAAATAAAAGCGAACTGACCGAAGAAGACTACAACAACTTCTATATGGAAAAACGCTACGGTTTTGACAAACCGCTCAAACACTTGCACATCAGCGCTGATGGCGCAGTGGTATATAATGCGATCCTGTTTATTCCGGAGAACACACCGTTTGATTATTATACAAAAGAGTATGAAAAAGGGCTTGAACTGTACTCTAACGGTGTATTGATCATGGATAAATGCGGTGATTTGCTGCCAGATTACTTCGGATTTGTAAAAGGTATGGTTGATTCCGAGGATCTGTCTCTGAACATCTCCCGTGAAATGCTGCAACATGACCGTCAACTCAGCCTGATTGCGAAGAACATCAAGAACAAGATCAAGAGCCAACTGCAAAGCTTGCTCAAGGACGAGCGTGAGAATTACGAGAAATTCTATCAAGCGTTTGGCCGTCAGCTGAAGTATGGCGTATATAGCGACTATGGCGTGAATAAGGATACCCTGCAGGATCTGCTTTTGTTCTCTTCTTCCAAAGAGAAGAAATTGGTTAGTCTGGACGAGTACGTTTCCAGAATGCCGGAAGATCAGAAGTACATCTACTACGCATCCGGTGAATCCATTGAACGGATTGAGAAGCTGCCACAGATCGAGGGTGTACTCGACAAAGGTTTTGAAGTATTGTACTTCACCGACGACATTGATGAGTTTGCAATCAAGATGATCACGAATTATAAAGAGAAAGAATTCAAATCCATCTCCAGCGGTGACCTGGGCATCGAGGACAGTGCAGACAAAGAAGAAACAGACGCACAGGACAACGACAACAAAGAGTTGTTCGAAGCGATGCAGGCGCAGCTTGGCGGCAAAGTAAAAGCTGTTAAAGCTTCCAAACGCCTGAGAAGCCACCCGGTATGTTTGTCCACTGAAGGTGAGCTGACGATTGAGATGGAGAAAATCCTGAAAGCCATGCCGAACAGCGAAAATGTACAGGCAGATAAAGTGCTGGAGATCAACGTAAATCACGATGTCTTCAAATCCCTCAAAGACGCATTCGCACAGGATAAAGAAAAACTAAGCCTTTACACAAGCTTGCTGTATCATCAAGCATTGCTGATCGAAGGACTACCAATTCAAGACCCGGTAGAGTTCACCAACGATATCTGCAAGGTTATGGTGTAA